In Dama dama isolate Ldn47 chromosome 20, ASM3311817v1, whole genome shotgun sequence, a single window of DNA contains:
- the DNALI1 gene encoding axonemal dynein light intermediate polypeptide 1, with translation MIPPADSLLKYDTPVLVSRNTEKRSPKARPLKVSPQQPGPSGPVPQPPKTKLPSTSCVPDPTKQAEEILNAILPPREWVEDTQLWIQQVSSTPSTRMDVVHLQEQLDLKLQQRQARETGICPVRRELYSQCFDELIREVTINCAERGLLLLRVRDEIRMTIAAYQTLYESSVAFGMRKALQAEQGKSDMERKIAELETEKRDLERQVNEQKAKCEAVEKRESERRQVEEKKHNEEIQFLKRTNQQLKAQLEGIIAPKK, from the exons ATGATTCCCCCAGCAGACTCTCTGCTTAAGTATGATACCCCGGTGTTGGTCAGCCGGAATACTGAGAAACGGAGCCCCAAA GCTCGGCCACTGAAAGTCAGCCCCCAGCAACCTGGACCCTCGGGTCCCGTCCCACAGCCACCCAAGACCAAGCTCCCCTCAACTTCCTGTGTCCCAGATCCTacaaagcaagcagaagaaaTCTTGAATGCCATCCTGCCCCCAAG GGAGTGGGTGGAGGACACGCAGCTATGGATCCAGCAGGTGTCCAGCACCCCCAGCACCAGGATGGACGTGGTGCACCTTCAGGAGCAGCTGGACCTGAAGCTGCAGCAGCGGCAGGCCCGGGAGACCGGCATCTGCCCAGTGCGCCGGGAGCTGTACTCACAGTGTTTCG ATGAGCTGATCCGCGAGGTCACCATCAACTGTGCGGAgcgggggctgctgctgctgcgggtGCGGGACGAGATCCGCATGACCATTGCCGCCTACCAGACCCTGTATGAGAGCAGCGTGGCGTTTGGCATGAGGAAAGCGCTGCAGGCCGAGCAGGGGAAGTCAGACATGGAGAGGAAA ATTGCAGAGTTAGAAACGGAAAAGCGAGATCTGGAGAGGCAAGTGAACGAGCAGAAGGCAAAATGTGAGGCTGTTGAGAAGCGGGAGAGCGAGAGGAGACAGGTGGAGGAGAAGAAGCACAATGAGGAGATACAGTTCCTGAAGCGGACGAATCAGCAGCTGAAG gcCCAACTGGAAGGCATTATTGCACCAAAGAAGTGA
- the SNIP1 gene encoding smad nuclear-interacting protein 1 isoform X1 — MKEVKSERERGGRRRHRDGDVVGIAPAVVVKQERLSPESAPPVHRRPDSSGGSPSPPAGESGRPSHRGNRARGGSRSPAKKKNKSSGRRSKSPRSKRSRSPHHSAIKVKQEREDHPRRGREDRPHREPSGQEHKRARNSDRDRHRGHSHQRRSSGERPGGGQPQGRDRDAQNLQAQEAEREFHNARRREHRQKNEVSAGSNASQDVLPRPGPGGNSKDKEAPVKEKPSFELSGALLEDTNTFRGVVIKYSEPPEARIPKKRWRLYPFKNDEVLPVMYIHRQSAYLLGRHRRIADIPIDHPSCSKQHAVFQYRLVEYTRADGTVGRRVKPYIIDLGSGNGTFLNNKRIEPQRYYELKEKDVLKFGFSSREYVLLHESSDTSEVDRKEDEDDEEEEEVSDS, encoded by the exons ATGAAGGAGGTGAAGAGCGAGCGGGAGCGGGGGGGTCGGCGAAGGCACCGGGACGGGGACGTGGTGGGGATAGCGCCGGCGGTAGTGGTGAAGCAGGAGCGACTCAGCCCGGAGTCCGCGCCTCCGGTCCACCGCCGTCCGGATTCCTCCGGCGGTAGCCCGTCCCCACCGGCCGGCGAGTCGGGCCGCCCAAGTCACCGCGGGAACCGAGCCCGAGGAGGTAGCCG GTCcccagccaaaaagaaaaacaaatcctcAGGAAGAAGGAGCAAGTCTCCCCGGAGTAAGAGAAGCCGAAGTCCTCACCACTCAGCAATCAAAGTAAAGCAG GAACGTGAGGACCATCCTCGGAGAGGCCGGGAGGATCGGCCACACCGAGAACCCTCAGGACAGGAACACAAGCGAGCTCGGAACAGCGACCGGGACAGGCACCGCGGCCATTCCCACCAGAGGAGAAGCTCGGGAGAGAGGCCTGGCGGCGGGCAGCCTCAGGGACGTGATCGCGATGCTCAGAACCTGCAGGCTCAGGAAGCCGAGCGGGAGTTCCATAACGCCCGGCGCCGCGAGCACCGCCAGAAGAATGAAGTTAGTGCTGGCAGTAACGCGTCTCAGGACGTGCTGCCCCGGCCTGGACCTGGAGGCAACAGCAAGGACAAAGAGGCGCCTGTTAAAGAGAAGCCAAGCTTCGAACTTTCTGGGGCACTTCTTGAGGACACTAACACTTTTCGGGGTGTGGTTATTAAATACAGCGAGCCCCCGGAAGCACGTATCCCCAAAAAACGGTGGCGTCTCTACCCCTTTAAAAATGATGAAGTGCTTCCAGTGATGTACATCCACCGACAGAGCGCTTACCTCCTGGGCCGGCACCGCCGCATCGCAGACATTCCCATCGATCACCCCTCCTGCTCAAAGCAGCATGCCGTCTTTCAGTACCG GCTTGTGGAGTATACCCGTGCTGATGGGACAGTTGGCCGCAGGGTGAAGCCCTACATCATTGACCTTGGCTCAGGCAATGGAACATTCCTGAACAACAAACGAATTGAGCCACAGAGATACTATGAACTGAAGGAAAAGGATGTCCTTAAGTTTGGGTTCAGCAGTAGAGAGTATGTTCTGCTCCACGAGTCCTCTGACACCTCTGAAGTAGACAGGAAAGAAGACGAGGATgacgaggaagaggaggaggtgtCTGACAGCTAg
- the SNIP1 gene encoding smad nuclear-interacting protein 1 isoform X2: MKEVKSERERGGRRRHRDGDVVGIAPAVVVKQERLSPESAPPVHRRPDSSGGSPSPPAGESGRPSHRGNRARGGSRSPAKKKNKSSGRRSKSPRSKRSRSPHHSAIKVKQEREDHPRRGREDRPHREPSGQEHKRARNSDRDRHRGHSHQRRSSGERPGGGQPQGRDRDAQNLQAQEAEREFHNARRREHRQKNEVSAGSNASQDVLPRPGPGGNSKDKEAPVKEKPSFELSGALLEDTNTFRGVVIKYSEPPEARIPKKRWRLYPFKNDEVLPVMYIHRQSAYLLGRHRRIADIPIDHPSCSKQHAVFQYRYLWSLLQLTTVQEDRGHCQRVLTACHRRPRWVVDVFPGRQL, from the exons ATGAAGGAGGTGAAGAGCGAGCGGGAGCGGGGGGGTCGGCGAAGGCACCGGGACGGGGACGTGGTGGGGATAGCGCCGGCGGTAGTGGTGAAGCAGGAGCGACTCAGCCCGGAGTCCGCGCCTCCGGTCCACCGCCGTCCGGATTCCTCCGGCGGTAGCCCGTCCCCACCGGCCGGCGAGTCGGGCCGCCCAAGTCACCGCGGGAACCGAGCCCGAGGAGGTAGCCG GTCcccagccaaaaagaaaaacaaatcctcAGGAAGAAGGAGCAAGTCTCCCCGGAGTAAGAGAAGCCGAAGTCCTCACCACTCAGCAATCAAAGTAAAGCAG GAACGTGAGGACCATCCTCGGAGAGGCCGGGAGGATCGGCCACACCGAGAACCCTCAGGACAGGAACACAAGCGAGCTCGGAACAGCGACCGGGACAGGCACCGCGGCCATTCCCACCAGAGGAGAAGCTCGGGAGAGAGGCCTGGCGGCGGGCAGCCTCAGGGACGTGATCGCGATGCTCAGAACCTGCAGGCTCAGGAAGCCGAGCGGGAGTTCCATAACGCCCGGCGCCGCGAGCACCGCCAGAAGAATGAAGTTAGTGCTGGCAGTAACGCGTCTCAGGACGTGCTGCCCCGGCCTGGACCTGGAGGCAACAGCAAGGACAAAGAGGCGCCTGTTAAAGAGAAGCCAAGCTTCGAACTTTCTGGGGCACTTCTTGAGGACACTAACACTTTTCGGGGTGTGGTTATTAAATACAGCGAGCCCCCGGAAGCACGTATCCCCAAAAAACGGTGGCGTCTCTACCCCTTTAAAAATGATGAAGTGCTTCCAGTGATGTACATCCACCGACAGAGCGCTTACCTCCTGGGCCGGCACCGCCGCATCGCAGACATTCCCATCGATCACCCCTCCTGCTCAAAGCAGCATGCCGTCTTTCAGTACCG ATACTTATGGAGCCTGCTTCAGCTCACCACTGTACAGGAGGACCGTGGCCACTGCCAGCGGGTGCTGACTGCATGTCACAGGAGGCCGAGATGGGTCGTGGATGTGTTTCCTGGGAGACAACTCTGA